Proteins co-encoded in one Sporosarcina sp. FSL K6-1522 genomic window:
- a CDS encoding sensor histidine kinase codes for MKGSFTTFLWFQRRVVALYLFIMTFITVMMYVEPAMSIHVNHIIYMHVVTGLIFSLYVVFEFLSIQKAFSQMETRWHHDVFIQEGLNEPKTYEQYLYRQFFQHIDDCHQEKMLSIVRSKKEALEFMTSWFHDIKTPIAVSKLIIDKSPQDTNLQSISDEMTRIEHAIEQALYFARTDDFNQDYFISQTQLDIIVRSVIKQHAKIFIEKNIKLDLQVEALEITTDKKWLEYVLTQIISNALKYSKVAGTITIQAEEDSTEVRLLISDNGIGIPLSDLPRIFKKGFTGMNGRVYQKSTGMGLYLAKKLANKLGHELTVTSKEHAYTTLSIHFPKGCDYYPLTKNKSVRP; via the coding sequence ATGAAGGGATCATTCACAACATTTCTATGGTTCCAGCGGCGAGTCGTTGCCTTGTACTTATTCATCATGACGTTCATTACCGTCATGATGTATGTAGAACCTGCGATGTCGATCCATGTCAACCACATCATTTATATGCATGTTGTGACAGGGCTTATTTTCTCCTTGTATGTAGTGTTTGAATTTTTATCAATCCAAAAAGCGTTCTCACAAATGGAAACACGCTGGCATCACGATGTATTTATTCAAGAAGGGTTGAATGAACCCAAAACCTACGAGCAATACCTGTATCGGCAATTCTTCCAGCACATCGATGATTGTCATCAGGAGAAGATGCTGTCGATTGTCCGCAGCAAAAAAGAGGCATTGGAGTTTATGACTTCTTGGTTTCATGACATTAAAACACCGATTGCTGTCAGCAAATTAATTATTGATAAATCTCCACAGGACACCAATTTACAAAGTATCAGCGATGAAATGACACGCATCGAGCACGCAATTGAACAAGCCCTTTATTTCGCAAGAACAGATGACTTTAACCAAGATTATTTTATTTCACAGACGCAGTTAGACATTATCGTACGTTCGGTTATTAAACAACATGCCAAAATCTTTATCGAGAAAAACATAAAATTGGATCTTCAAGTAGAAGCCCTCGAAATTACAACCGATAAAAAGTGGCTAGAATACGTGCTGACTCAAATCATTTCCAATGCCTTGAAATATTCAAAAGTAGCGGGAACGATTACAATTCAAGCCGAGGAAGATTCGACAGAAGTCAGGCTACTCATCTCAGACAATGGTATCGGGATTCCCCTATCAGATCTACCGCGTATCTTCAAAAAAGGATTCACAGGAATGAATGGCAGAGTCTATCAAAAATCGACTGGAATGGGCTTATACTTAGCGAAAAAGTTAGCCAATAAATTGGGACATGAGCTAACTGTTACTTCCAAAGAGCATGCATACACAACACTGTCCATTCATTTTCCAAAGGGATGCGACTATTATCCGCTAACCAAGAACAAAAGCGTAAGACCCTAG
- a CDS encoding ABC transporter ATP-binding protein, with the protein MTIVLEAEGIQKAYGTKSHVVTVLKNVNLTIRQGEMVGIMGPSGAGKTTLLNIFATIDKPTSGSVRIKGKEITTLNEELLSEFRREHLGFIFQDYNLLDSLTMRENILLPLALANRSVYLIEQRIEEVAAILGIQSILDHYPYQTSGGQKQRTAAARAIIGNPSLVLADEPTGALDSKASMDLLKAFTTLNQDYETTILMVTHDAFAASYCDRIIFMKDGSLVTELVRGEKNRTVFFEQLLTTLSALGGGSHDII; encoded by the coding sequence TTGACGATTGTATTAGAAGCGGAAGGCATTCAAAAAGCGTACGGAACAAAAAGTCATGTTGTTACTGTGTTAAAAAATGTAAATTTGACGATTCGTCAAGGGGAAATGGTAGGGATTATGGGGCCTTCTGGAGCAGGGAAGACTACGCTCCTGAACATATTTGCAACGATTGACAAACCAACTTCAGGCAGCGTGCGCATTAAGGGAAAAGAAATCACGACGTTGAATGAAGAATTGCTATCTGAATTTCGAAGAGAACATTTAGGCTTCATCTTCCAAGACTATAACTTGTTAGACTCTTTGACGATGAGGGAAAATATTCTTCTTCCGTTAGCGCTTGCAAACCGATCTGTCTATTTGATTGAACAGAGAATCGAAGAGGTAGCCGCCATTTTAGGCATCCAGTCTATACTGGATCATTATCCATATCAAACATCAGGTGGGCAAAAACAGCGTACGGCTGCGGCGCGCGCAATCATTGGTAATCCTAGTCTTGTCTTAGCGGATGAGCCAACAGGGGCGCTGGATTCGAAGGCATCGATGGATTTATTGAAGGCGTTTACGACACTCAATCAGGACTATGAAACGACGATTCTAATGGTGACACATGATGCCTTTGCGGCAAGTTATTGTGATCGAATTATTTTTATGAAAGATGGCAGTTTGGTGACTGAACTTGTCAGGGGAGAGAAAAATCGAACAGTATTTTTTGAACAGCTGTTGACGACGTTGTCTGCTTTAGGGGGCGGTAGTCATGACATTATTTAA
- a CDS encoding ABC transporter permease, giving the protein MTLFNVVMKNLKHNFRQYTIYVASMTFSVLIYFTFVSLQYNEQIMTVSNFASITERIQPLLNLSSLILLGFIFIFIWYSNTFFMNRRKQEIGLYALLGAPKKEIGMMLFYENFLLSLMALIIGVGLGQLFSLFFSMILVKLMGYSILLHVAFNEMAVVQTLVVFIAITLLTSLQGYYLVYRFRLIELFQAKNKGQDPIKSSMVRAMLSVLLLGMSYWLLWNASDSKSWSEHFGRNLFVALLLMITGSFLLFHSFSGFVMQQLQNKKAIYYKWRNLITFTQLRSRLKSNAILLTLISVLNGITLVAFGFAYTIYYNTLLTMEDHVPFSYQYSVAEQSIDDQLTALIQQNTDFPLVFEETFEYMMVNGDARSLDVVPSSYHFYDEQFAVLPVTTYNQLAGQLNRKSLSLLEEHEVVTLGKNFIGSQNHYENVGHSLSLMVADEAIPLMVTSNRIESLFNYNVPPTTLIVHDRVYQKLRKEYDPIASHVFKVADEKQADALTEQVKELFEAANVSVLDHSQEREPAHVGLYTFFDNYQEAQSIYGLMIFTFGFLGLVFLSATGSIIYFKTLTEAAEDAKRYKTLRTIGMSKRKVKQVIARQSVVMFILPLVAGIAHSSMMLSALANVMDMNFITPVVISTLLYSILYGSYYIMTLVTGNKLVNT; this is encoded by the coding sequence ATGACATTATTTAATGTAGTGATGAAAAACCTGAAGCATAACTTTCGGCAATACACTATCTATGTAGCTTCTATGACATTTAGTGTGTTAATTTATTTTACATTTGTTTCATTGCAGTATAACGAACAAATTATGACTGTTTCAAATTTCGCGAGTATAACAGAGCGAATCCAGCCATTACTCAATCTGTCATCTTTGATTTTGCTGGGGTTTATCTTCATTTTCATCTGGTATTCCAATACATTTTTTATGAATCGGCGTAAACAGGAGATTGGGTTATACGCCTTGTTGGGGGCGCCCAAGAAAGAAATTGGCATGATGCTATTTTACGAAAATTTTCTGCTCAGCTTGATGGCACTTATTATTGGGGTAGGGTTGGGCCAATTGTTCTCGCTCTTTTTTAGTATGATTTTAGTAAAGTTAATGGGCTATTCCATCCTTTTACATGTTGCTTTCAATGAAATGGCTGTTGTTCAAACATTGGTTGTATTTATAGCGATTACGCTTCTCACGTCATTACAAGGTTATTATCTCGTTTATCGCTTTCGGCTTATTGAATTGTTTCAAGCGAAAAATAAAGGACAAGATCCTATAAAATCATCGATGGTTAGAGCGATGCTATCTGTTCTTTTACTTGGAATGAGCTATTGGCTGTTATGGAATGCTTCAGATTCGAAAAGTTGGAGTGAACATTTTGGCCGCAATTTGTTCGTGGCACTGTTACTAATGATTACGGGGTCTTTTCTACTCTTTCATTCGTTCAGTGGCTTTGTCATGCAGCAATTGCAAAATAAAAAAGCGATCTATTATAAATGGCGTAATCTTATTACTTTTACACAGTTGAGAAGTCGCTTAAAAAGCAATGCCATTCTATTAACGCTCATTTCAGTTTTGAATGGTATAACACTTGTAGCGTTTGGTTTTGCTTATACGATATATTACAACACCCTACTTACTATGGAAGATCATGTGCCGTTTAGTTATCAATACAGCGTAGCTGAGCAGTCGATAGATGACCAACTCACGGCACTTATCCAACAGAATACGGATTTCCCATTGGTATTTGAAGAGACGTTTGAGTATATGATGGTGAATGGGGATGCTCGTTCTTTAGACGTAGTGCCAAGCAGTTATCATTTTTATGATGAACAATTTGCTGTACTGCCTGTGACGACGTATAACCAACTGGCCGGGCAATTAAATCGAAAATCCCTTTCTTTGCTGGAAGAACATGAAGTCGTTACATTAGGAAAAAATTTCATCGGTTCGCAAAATCACTATGAAAATGTAGGCCATTCATTATCGCTAATGGTAGCGGATGAGGCTATTCCATTGATGGTGACAAGTAACCGTATCGAATCTTTATTTAACTATAATGTGCCGCCAACTACGCTCATTGTCCATGATAGGGTGTATCAAAAGCTTCGAAAAGAGTATGACCCGATTGCCTCACATGTATTTAAAGTGGCAGATGAAAAACAGGCAGATGCTTTAACCGAGCAAGTGAAGGAGCTTTTTGAAGCGGCGAATGTCAGTGTTCTAGATCACTCCCAGGAAAGAGAGCCAGCCCATGTAGGCTTATACACTTTTTTCGATAATTATCAGGAAGCGCAATCGATTTATGGCTTGATGATTTTCACATTTGGATTTTTAGGACTTGTGTTTTTATCGGCTACGGGTAGCATTATTTATTTTAAAACGCTAACGGAGGCAGCCGAGGACGCGAAGCGGTATAAGACATTGAGAACAATAGGCATGAGTAAAAGAAAAGTAAAACAGGTGATTGCAAGGCAATCTGTAGTGATGTTCATTCTTCCGCTAGTCGCTGGGATTGCCCATAGTTCTATGATGTTAAGTGCGTTAGCAAATGTAATGGACATGAACTTTATAACTCCGGTCGTAATAAGTACGTTACTCTATTCCATTTTGTATGGCTCATACTATATCATGACGCTTGTAACAGGAAATAAGTTAGTTAACACATGA